From the genome of Lutzomyia longipalpis isolate SR_M1_2022 chromosome 2, ASM2433408v1, one region includes:
- the LOC129788550 gene encoding neurogenic locus Notch protein isoform X2 yields the protein MSAKCDAKKDKMCFKISTISRKFYCGKSLKKDYNWINILLAAAIFLGSLQWTEGLSSCTLPCQHGGKCMLKPNGEQFCNCTTRYIGPLCEVNNPCHTGPGPRCQNGGTCAPVLKDGTTSFTCRCPIGFTASLCEIPEKNACDSAPCNNGGSCILKSLEEYKCACAQGYTGVHCEKQNLCSSSPCRNGGTCTSLPGGAFKCHCPVGFKGATCEEDVEECQKNPCRHGGKCTNTHGSYQCTCEPGYTGKNCESMYIPCSPSPCQNGGTCLQSTTVSYECKCPPGFEGKNCEENIDDCPGNLCQNGGTCIDAVNAYRCKCPPNFTGDFCEADIDECALRPSVCQNGATCTNIMGSYSCICVNGWTGPDCSVNIDDCEDAACFNGATCIDGVGSFYCRCTPGKTGLLCHLDDACTSNPCHADAICDTSPINGSFTCSCASGYKGVDCSEDIDECDQGSPCEHNGICVNTPGSFACNCSQGFTGPRCETNVNECESHPCQNDGSCLDDPGTFRCVCMPGFTGTQCEIDINECENNPCLNEGICHDLINGFKCTCAIGFTGSRCQINIDDCMSQPCRNGGICHDSIAGYTCECPPGYTGLSCETNINDCQSSPCHRGICIDGDNSFTCQCHAGYTGYLCQTQINECESNPCQYGGHCEDLVDGYRCRCSPGTSGVNCEVNVNECHSNPCRNGATCIDGINRYTCQCVPGFTGLYCETNINECASEPCANGGVCMDLVNAFRCECPRGYYDARCLSDVDECASNPCLNGGRCEDGVNQFICHCPPGYGGKRCDINIDECGSNPCQHGGICRDGLNSYSCQCMPGYTGTNCEVNIDDCVNNPCRNGGSCIDLVNGYKCVCRVAYTGHNCEQKMDPCQPNHCHNGAKCTPSSNYLDFSCTCTIGYTGRLCNEDINECALSSPCRNGATCRNVPGSYQCLCSKGYEGRDCTVNTDDCASFPCQNGGTCLDGIGDYTCLCVDGFEGKHCEVDINECLSAPCQNGATCTQYVNSYTCTCPLGFSGMNCQTNDEDCTESSCMNGGTCIDGINSYSCSCLPGFTGANCQYKINKCDSQPCKNGATCHDDQGNDYSCYCSYGYTSKQCTDYVDWCSQNPCENGATCIQRENVFQCICATGWTGKLCDVEMVSCNDAAIRKNVKPKYLCNNGTCEDIGNSHRCHCNTGYTGSYCQKEINECESAPCQNGGICKDLVGAYQCICPKGFQGQNCELNIDDCKPNPCQNGGTCHDLINNFSCSCPPGTLGIICEINHDDCEPGACHNNGTCVDKVGGFECRCPPGFVGSRCEGDINECLSNPCSNPGTLDCVQLINDYHCNCKPGHMGRHCEIKVDFCAQSPCQNGGVCSMRQNGHQCVCLDGFYGKNCEFSGHDCDSNPCLNGICVIADRGGYRCECPAGTAGNNCEIDTLDECQSNPCKNGAQCENKLGDFECLCPPKYPGKMCETYDPSYRGWYNVHSNAVGNFATDLKYQQELCLKRGCREKQGNFVCDEECNTYACNFDGNDCSLGINPWRNCTAKIRCWQVFMDGKCDEECNNVQCLFDGHDCEKALPQCNPVYDGYCSKHYADGYCDYGCNNRECNWDGLDCINGPPELAQGVISVILLMDMETFKDRKVTFLRDMGHQLRTTVRIRKDREGNEQVYRWIAMSPDGMLQNNQIGRVPNIMYTESVVDSGVQVYLEIDNRKCVMTDEGECFTTANEAAEFLAATASRRVLPQNFPIYQVRGIIEPDGPFDPTGSESNKYVILGAIAVIVVCCLFGVLITTKRKRANGITWFPEGFFSTSTGPSRQSRRRGPDGQEMRNLNKNSSIPCIDVDMNSAHMGHSQQWSDDESDMPQPKRLRPCDQGYSSDHTVVTDYEETEPRVWSQQHLEAADIRIPPSMMTPPAHHDGKNDVDVRGPCGMTPLMVAAVRGGGVDTGEDADTNDDSTAQVISDLLAQGAELNATMDKTGETSLHLAARYARADAAKKLLDAGADANCQDNTGRTPLHAAVAADAMGVFQILLRNRVTNLNARMHDGTTPLILAARLAIEGMVDDLINADADINAADNSGKTALHWAAAVNNVDAVNVLLLHNANRDAQDDKDETPLFLAAREGSFEACKALLDNFANREITDHMDRLPRDVASERLHNDIVRLLDEHVPRSPQMVTVINNVMIGSPNHSQLISHPTIITTGKPGKAKKRQKPLVNPASPDMIDTNGGIAVRRKNSVKKNSAAKKGQAMNDVQLSDGGLSSVESPLTNIPSPYDTASLYSNTLTVPHSKEILGTTKQPPSYEDCIKSARSMQSLPNINFENYGYSLGSPFPEMITSQRGGIQIGDQGLSPPYSNHSPPHSVQSNLALSPQGYIGSPSPAKSRPSLPTSPTHIAAMRHATHQKHGSNQPGNSQVPGNGMVPNGQILSAGLSQNLANPIMPIQLGNFEFNTTGLEMAGFCSPPAQGTSASSQGSSPMSNSQSVHSPGSSSGANVSSMPSSVGTVNGGGAVGNGPSQQQQQQQQAQVHQGLGSSNGANQQSCSSFHQYFTPPSQHSGGGTPQHLVHTLDSYPTPSPESPGDWSSSSPHSNSDWSEGVQSPANNVYVTGGHQANKGSEAIYI from the exons GATTATCCTCATGTACACTACCATGCCAACACGGAGGAAAGTGTATGTTGAAACCAAATGGAGAGCAGTTCTGCAA CTGCACGACGCGCTACATCGGGCCACTCTGTGAAGTCAACAATCCATGCCACACGGGGCCGGGGCCGCGGTGTCAGAACGGGGGCACCTGTGCACCCGTGCTGAAGGACGGCACCACGAGCTTCACGTGCCGCTGCCCCATTGGCTTCACGGCCTCCCTGTGTGAGATCCCGGAGAAGAATGCCTGTGATTCGGCGCCGTGCAACAACGGCGGCAGCTGTATCCTCAAGTCACTGGAGGAGTACAAATGTGCGTGTGCCCAGGGGTACACGGGGGTCCACTGCGAGAAACAGAATCTCTGCTCCTCGTCGCCGTGTCGCAATGGGGGCACGTGCACATCACTTCCGGGCGGCGCCTTCAAATGCCACTGTCCAGTGGGATTCAAGGGTGCCACGTGCGAAGAGGATGTTGAAGAATGCCAGAAGAATCCCTGCCGACACGGCGGCAAATGCACCAATACTCATGGATCTTATCA GTGCACCTGTGAGCCAGGATACACGGGAAAGAACTGCGAGTCAATGTACATTCCATGCTCACCGTCTCCATGCCAAAATGGTGGCACTTGTCTCCAGTCAACGACAGTCTCGTACGAATGCAAATGCCCACCag GATTCGAAGGGAAGAACTGCGAGGAGAACATTGATGATTGTCCGGGAAATTTGTGCCAGAACGGTGGGACGTGCATTGATGCTGTGAATGCGTATCGATGCAAATGCCCACCGAATTTCACGGGAGACTTCTGCGAGGCTGACATTGATGAATGTGCCCTGAG ACCATCTGTGTGCCAAAATGGTGCCACCTGTACAAACATTATGGGCAGCTACTCGTGCATTTGCGTAAACGGCTGGACGGGGCCGGACTGTAGTGTTAACATTGATGATTGTGAGGACGCGGCGTGCTTCAATGGGGCCACGTGCATTGATGGCGTTGGGAGCTTCTACTGTCGCTGTACACCCGGCAAAACGGGTCTGCTGTGCCACTTGGATGATGCCTGCACCTCCAATCCCTGCCACGCTGATGCCATTTGCGACACAAGCCCCATCAACGGGTCCTTCACGTGCTCCTGCGCATCCGGCTACAAAGGTGTCGATTGCTCTGAGGACATTGATGAGTGCGATCAAGGATCCCCGTGCGAACACAATGGGATCTGCGTCAATACTCCCGGATCGTTTGCCTGCAACTGCTCCCAGGGCTTCACAGGACCACGCTGTGAGACGAATGTGAATGAATGTGAATCACATCCGTGTCAGAATGATGGGAGTTGCCTGGATGATCCAGGAACCTTCCGATGCGTCTGTATGCCGGGATTTACGGGAACACAGTGTGAGATTGACATCAATGAATGCGAGAACAATCCCTGCCTCAATGAGGGTATCTGCCATGACCTGATCAATGGGTTCAAGTGTACCTGTGCCATTGGTTTCACAGGTTCACGTTGCCAAATTAACATTGATGACTGCATGTCTCAGCCGTGTCGCAATGGAGGCATTTGTCATGATTCCATCGCCGGGTATACGTGTGAATGCCCACCAGGATACACGGGGCTGTCGTGTGAGACAAACATCAATGATTGCCAATCATCCCCGTGCCATCGAGGGATCTGCATTGATGGTGACAACTCATTCACGTGCCAATGCCACGCCGGCTACACAGGCTACCTCTGTCAGACGCAAATTAATGAATGTGAATCAAATCCCTGCCAATACGGCGGGCACTGTGAGGATCTCGTTGATGGCTACAGGTGTCGTTGCTCCCCCGGAACATCTGGGGTTAATTGCGAGGTGAATGTCAATGAATGCCACAGCAACCCTTGTCGCAATGGGGCAACATGCATCGATGGCATCAATCGCTACACATGCCAATGCGTGCCAGGCTTCACAGGACTCTACTGCGAGACGAACATCAATGAATGTGCTTCGGAACCTTGTGCCAATGGTGGGGTTTGCATGGATCTCGTCAATGCTTTCCGCTGTGAATGCCCCCGTGGATACTACGACGCCAGATGCTTGAGTGATGTGGATGAGTGTGCTTCCAATCCCTGTCTCAATGGTGGTCGGTGTGAAGATGGGGTTAATCAGTTTATCTGCCACTGCCCCCCTGGCTATGGGGGAAAACGCTGTGACATCAATATTGATGAATGTGGCTCCAATCCGTGCCAACATGGAGGGATCTGTCGTGATGGACTCAATTCCTACTCATGCCAATGCATGCCAGGATACACAGGGACAAATTGTGAGGTGAACATTGATGATTGCGTGAACAATCCCTGCCGCAATGGTGGCTCATGCATTGATCTCGTCAATGGGTACAAGTGCGTGTGCCGCGTAGCCTACACGGGGCACAATTGTGAACAAAAGATGGATCCTTGTCAACCAAATCACTGCCACAATGGTGCTAAATGCACCCCCAGCTCCAACTACCTCGATTTCTCGTGCACCTGCACAATCGGCTACACCGGGAGGCTCTGCAACGAAGACATCAATGAATGCGCCCTCTCGTCGCCATGCCGAAATGGGGCAACGTGTCGCAATGTTCCCGGATCCTACCAGTGCCTCTGCTCAAAGGGCTACGAGGGGCGTGATTGCACCGTAAACACGGATGATTGTGCCTCATTCCCATGCCAAAATGGCGGGACATGCCTCGATGGGATTGGTGACTACACCTGCCTCTGTGTGGACGGCTTCGAGGGGAAGCACTGTGAAGTTGATATCAATGAATGCCTCTCAGCTCCATGCCAGAATGGGGCAACGTGCACGCAGTACGTGAACTCCTACACATGCACGTGTCCACTCGGTTTCTCAGGGATGAACTGCCAAACAAATGACGAAGACTGCACGGAGAGTTCCTGCATGAATGGTGGCACATGCATTGATGGGATCAACAGCTACAGCTGctcctgcctacccggattCACGGGTGCCAATTGTCAGTACAAAATCAACAAATGCGACTCACAACCATGCAAAAATGGGGCAACATGTCACGATGATCAGGGCAATGATTACTCCTGCTACTGCTCCTACGGCTACACGAGTAAACAGTGTACAGACTACGTGGATTGGTGCTCACAGAATCCTTGTGAGAATGGCGCAACGTGTATTCAGCGGGAGAATGTCTTCCAATGCATCTGTGCCACAGGATGGACAGGAAAGCTCTGTGACGTTGAGATGGTGTCGTGCAATGATGCAGCCATCCGGAAGAATGTAAAGCCGAAGTATCTCTGCAACAATGGGACATGCGAAGATATTGGGAATTCCCATCGTTGCCACTGCAACACCGGCTACACAGGAAGCTACTGCCAGAAGGAGATTAATGAGTGTGAATCAGCTCCATGCCAGAATGGGGGGATTTGCAAGGATCTCGTTGGTGCATATCAGTGTATCTGCCCAAAGGGATTCCAAGGGCAGAATTGTGAGCTAAACATTGACGACTGCAAGCCGAATCCCTGCCAAAATGGTGGCACATGCCATGATCTCATCAACAACTTCAGCTGCTCCTGCCCTCCGGGAACATTGGGTATAATCTGTGAGATTAATCACGATGATTGCGAACCCGGAGCATGCCACAACAATGGGACGTGCGTTGACAAAGTTGGTGGCTTTGAGTGTCGCTGCCCACCGGGATTTGTGGGATCACGCTGTGAGGGGGATATCAATGAATGCCTCTCCAACCCTTGCTCCAACCCTGGGACACTCGATTGCGTCCAACTCATCAATGATTACCACTGCAACTGCAAACCCGGACACATGGGACGACACTGTGAGATCAAGGTGGACTTTTGTGCTCAATCTCCCTGCCAGAATGGTGGGGTGTGCTCAATGCGCCAGAATGGGCATCAATGTGTCTGCCTTGATGGCTTCTACGGGAAGAACTGCGAATTTTCCGGACATGATTGCGACTCCAATCCCTGCCTCAATGGGATTTGTGTCATTGCCGATAGGGGTGGGTATCGCTGTGAATGTCCCGCAGGAACAGCCGGGAATAACTGTGAGATAGACACACTGGATGAATGCCAGTCGAATCCGTGCAAAAATGGGGCTCAGTGCGAGAATAAACTGGGAGATTTTGAATGTCTCTGCCCACCAAAGTATCCGGGAAAGATGTGCGAAACCTACGATCCCTCCTATCGTGGCTGGTATAACGTACACTCCAATGCTGTTGGGAACTTTGCAACAGATCTAAAGTATCAGCAGGAGTTGTGTCTTAAGCGTGGTTGCCGGGAGAAGCAGGGAAATTTCGTTTGTGACGAAGAATGCAACACTTATGCGTGCAACTTTGACGGCAACGATTGCTCCCTTGGGATCAATCCGTGGCGCAATTGCACAGCAAAGATTCGCTGCTGGCAGGTCTTTATGGATGGGAAATGCGATGAGGAGTGCAACAATGTTCAATGCTTGTTTGATGGGCATGACTGTGAGAAGGCACTACCGCAGTGCAACCCTGTGTACGATGGCTACTGCAGCAAGCACTACGCCGATGGGTACTGTGACTACGGATGCAATAATCGCGAATGCAACTGGGATGGTTTGGATTGCATCAATGGGCCACCGGAATTGGCACAGGGGGTGATCTCAGTGATCCTCCTGATGGACATGGAGACATTTAAAGACCGCAAAGTCACCTTCCTGCGCGACATGGGCCACCAATTAAGGACAACAGTGAGGATACGCAAGGATAGAGAGGGCAATGAGCAGGTGTACCGATGGATTGCAATGTCCCCCGATGGGATGTTGCAGAATAATCAAATAGGACGCGTACCCAACATTATGTACACGGAGAGTGTTGTGGATTCCGGTGTGCAGGTTTATCTGGAAATTGACAACCGCAAGTGTGTCATGACGGACGAAGGGGAGTGCTTCACAACAGCCAATGAGGCGGCAGAATTCCTCGCAGCAACAGCATCCCGAAGAGTCCTCCCGCAGAACTTCCCGATTTATCAGGTTCGTGGAATCATTGAGCCCGATGGGCCATTCGATCCAACAGGCTCTGAGAGCAATAAGTACGTGATTCTGGGTGCAATAGCTGTGATTGTGGTGTGCTGCCTCTTTGGGGTGCTCATCACGACAAAACGGAAGCGTGCCAATGGGATTACGTGGTTCCCCGAAGGATTCTTCAGCACGAGCACGGGGCCGAGCAGGCAGTCGCGCAGACGTGGCCCAGATGGGCAGGAGATGAGGAATTTGAATAAGAACAGCTCAATTCCGTGCATTGATGTGGATATGAATAGTGCACACATGGGGCATTCGCAGCAGTGGTCAGATGATGAGAGTGACATGCCACAGCCGAAGAGACTTCGTCCCTGCGATCAAGGCTACTCATCCGATCACACCGTTGTCACTGACTACGAGGAGACTGAGCCACGTGTGTGGTCACAGCAGCACTTGGAAGCTGCAGACATTCGTATCCCGCCCTCAATGATGACACCCCCAGCGCATCACGATGGGAAGAATGATGTGGATGTTCGGGGCCCGTGTGGAATGACCCCGCTGATGGTGGCAGCGGTGCGTGGTGGGGGCGTCGATACAGGTGAAGATGCCGACACAAATGACGATTCAACGGCTCAGGTGATCTCTGACCTCCTGGCACAGGGTGCGGAGCTAAATGCAACAATGGACAAAACGGGTGAGACATCCCTTCATCTCGCAGCACGCTATGCCCGTGCAGATGCAGCCAAGAAGCTCCTCGATGCAGGTGCTGATGCCAATTGCCAAGACAACACCGGCCGGACGCCACTTCATGCTGCTGTTGCAGCCGATGCAATGGGTGTCTTCCAGATCCTCCTCCGGAATAGGGTGACGAATCTCAATGCTCGAATGCACGATGGGACAACACCGCTAATCCTTGCTGCCCGGCTGGCCATTGAGGGCATGGTGGATGATCTAATAAATGCCGATGCTGACATCAATGCAGCTGACAATTCCGGCAAAACTGCCCTCCACTGGGCAGCAGCTGTAAACAATGTGGACGCCGTGAATGTCCTCCTGCTGCACAATGCAAATCGCGATGCACAGGATGACAAAGATGAGACACCGCTCTTCCTGGCGGCACGCGAAGGCTCCTTCGAGGCGTGCAAAGCTCTCTTGGATAACTTTGCGAATCGCGAGATCACCGATCACATGGATCGATTGCCACGAGATGTTGCCAGTGAGCGTCTCCACAATGACATTGTACGTTTGCTGGATGAGCACGTGCCGCGGAGTCCGCAAATGGTGACGGTGATCAATAATGTGATGATCGGATCACCGAACCATTCCCAATTGATCTCCCATCCGACGATCATCACCACCGGGAAGCCGGGCAAGGCGAAGAAGCGCCAAAAGCCACTCGTTAACCCCGCAAGTCCCGATATGATTGACACGAATGGCGGTATTGCGGTGCGACGCAAGAATAGCGTCAAGAAGAACTCTGCAGCGAAGAAGGGACAAGCCATGAATGATGTTCAACTATCAGACGGTGGCCTCAGCTCGGTGGAATCACCCCTCACCAACATCCCCAGCCCCTACGATACGGCTAGTCTCTACTCCAATACCCTCACGGTGCCGCATTCAAAGGAAATCCTCGGAACGACCAAGCAACCACCCAGCTATGAAGATTGCATAAAG aGCGCACGATCAATGCAATCTCTGCCGAATATAAACTTTGAGAACTACGGCTACTCACTGGGATCACCCTTCCCGGAAATGATCACATCCCAGCGGGGTGGCATCCAAATTGGAGATCAAGGACTCAGTCCACCCTACTCCAATCACTCACCACCGCATTCTGTACAAAGTAACTTAGCGCTTTCACCGCAAGGATACATCG GATCTCCATCTCCGGCCAAATCACGCCCGAGTTTGCCGACGTCACCCACGCATATTGCAGCCATGCGACATGCCACACATCAGAAGCACGGAAGCAATCAGCCTGGGAATAGCCAAGTTCCGGGCAATGGAATGGTGCCCAATGGACAGATCCTCAGTGCGGGATTGTCGCAAAATCTAGCCAATCCCATAATGCCAATTCAACTggggaattttgaatttaacacGACGGGCCTGGAAATGGCGGGATTCTGTAGTCCACCAG CACAAGGTACGTCAGCATCATCCCAGGGATCATCTCCAATGAGCAACAGTCAATCCGTTCACTCACCCGGCTCATCATCGGGTGCCAATGTGAGTAGTATGCCGAGTAGTGTGGGTACAGTGAATGGCGGAGGAGCGGTGGGCAATGGGCCgtcgcagcagcagcagcagcagcaacaggcGCAGGTTCATCAGGGGTTGGGCAGCTCAAATGGTGCTAACCAGCAGTCGTGCTCATCCTTCCATCAGTACTTCACGCCGCCAAGTCAGCATTCCGGCGGTGGCACGCCGCAGCATCTCGTGCACACACTGGACAGCTACCCGACGCCCTCGCCCGAGTCCCCGGGCGACTGGTCCAGCTCGTCGCCGCACTCCAACTCAGACTGGTCTGAGGGTGTGCAATCGCCGGCCAATAATGTTTACGTCACGGGTGGCCATCAAGCCAATAAAGGCTCCGAGGCGATCTACATCTAA